A genomic window from Streptomyces mirabilis includes:
- a CDS encoding ADP-ribosylglycohydrolase family protein, whose amino-acid sequence MTPVGTELADRVLGGWLGRIAGNMLGKPVEQGDHWTRDRIDRYLRQAAALPLTDYLPEPATDGDAGEFELRPEWRQCVRGRIHGSCRDDDVDYAILGLHLLETHGFGFSTEQVGDLWLLRLPYLQTFTAERAAYRNLANGIKPPLTATYDNPYQEWIGALIRADVHGWTNPGAPRRAASLARRDAVLSHTGNGVYGAMWAAALVSAAFTAPTVRHALDTALTVIPASSRLARTVRRVLTLHETRMTWEDTLTTVSEETAGLGWIHTIPNAAVLTAGLLYGDGDFTRTITLTVRGGLDTDSNGATAGSVAGVLCGAEAIPAQWKDPLEDTVRSAVFGFDGVRISELAARTLALMVTDAETEAEAEAEGPSGAGTDVQGLS is encoded by the coding sequence ATGACCCCTGTGGGCACCGAACTCGCGGACCGCGTTCTCGGGGGCTGGCTGGGCCGGATCGCGGGCAACATGCTCGGCAAGCCGGTCGAGCAGGGCGACCACTGGACGCGGGACCGTATCGACCGCTATCTGCGACAGGCCGCCGCCCTGCCGCTCACCGACTATCTTCCCGAGCCCGCCACCGACGGTGACGCCGGCGAGTTCGAGCTGCGGCCCGAGTGGCGGCAATGCGTGCGCGGCCGTATCCACGGCAGCTGCCGTGACGACGACGTCGACTACGCGATCCTGGGCCTGCACCTGCTGGAGACACACGGTTTCGGTTTCAGCACCGAACAGGTCGGCGACCTGTGGCTGCTGCGGCTGCCGTATCTGCAGACGTTCACGGCGGAGCGGGCCGCGTACCGCAACCTCGCCAACGGCATCAAACCGCCGCTGACGGCGACGTACGACAACCCCTACCAGGAGTGGATCGGCGCCCTGATCCGCGCCGATGTCCACGGCTGGACCAACCCGGGTGCGCCGCGCCGGGCGGCCTCCCTCGCGCGTCGGGACGCCGTGCTGTCCCACACCGGCAACGGCGTGTACGGGGCGATGTGGGCGGCGGCGCTCGTCTCGGCCGCGTTCACCGCGCCCACGGTCCGCCACGCACTGGACACGGCGCTGACCGTCATCCCCGCGAGCAGCCGCCTCGCCCGCACCGTACGCCGGGTGCTCACGCTTCACGAGACCCGGATGACCTGGGAGGACACGCTCACCACGGTGTCCGAGGAGACCGCCGGGCTCGGCTGGATCCACACGATCCCGAACGCCGCCGTCCTCACGGCCGGGCTGCTCTACGGCGACGGCGACTTCACCCGGACCATCACGCTGACCGTCCGCGGCGGCCTGGACACCGACTCGAACGGCGCGACGGCGGGCTCGGTGGCCGGGGTCCTGTGCGGGGCCGAGGCCATTCCCGCGCAGTGGAAGGACCCGCTGGAGGACACCGTACGCAGCGCGGTGTTCGGCTTCGACGGCGTACGGATCAGTGAGCTGGCCGCGCGGACGCTCGCGCTGATGGTGACGGACGCGGAGACGGAGGCCGAAGCCGAGGCCGAGGGGCCGTCCGGTGCCGGGACCGACGTCCAGGGCCTGTCCTAG
- a CDS encoding CU044_2847 family protein, giving the protein MPHYDYMEFALDDGAHVRLELAAAGEASAAPAVDADLPGGISGVVPVGRGARVASLATDGLRSVLSPLGPVLQQVHDAIRGIPDPPHEISVDFGIQIGQDLKIGIVGANGQASMTISATWQLPRRTEP; this is encoded by the coding sequence GTGCCGCACTACGACTACATGGAGTTCGCCCTCGACGACGGGGCCCACGTCCGGCTCGAACTCGCGGCCGCGGGGGAGGCGTCGGCGGCCCCGGCCGTCGACGCCGATCTGCCGGGCGGCATTTCCGGGGTGGTCCCGGTCGGGCGTGGCGCGCGGGTCGCGTCGCTGGCGACGGACGGTCTGCGCAGTGTGCTGAGCCCGCTGGGGCCTGTACTGCAGCAGGTGCACGACGCGATCCGCGGGATACCCGACCCACCGCACGAGATCTCCGTCGACTTCGGCATCCAGATCGGACAGGACCTGAAGATCGGCATCGTCGGGGCCAACGGCCAGGCCAGCATGACCATTTCGGCGACCTGGCAGCTGCCCCGCCGGACGGAGCCGTGA
- a CDS encoding AAA family ATPase, with the protein MTQQTPDGWRLFRGDRVAREVEFPEAPPWRQFGDGPGGRPRHRPYLIGRTEADVVSAALHLRRPLLVTGHPGTGKSSLAHAVAHELSLGPVLQWPVNSRSVLKDALYGYDAIGRLRETHLRQERGDPEPDIGTYVRLGPLGTALVPRDRPRLLLVDELDKGDVDLPNDLLTVFEEGEFEIPELSRLPETQSEVPVLTHGSGGERVTVTRGVVRCREFPVVVITSNGERDFPPAFMRRCVRLDLPDPDEARLRDIVAAHLGEDALSDVDDLLHAFLNRRAPGELATDQLLNAVFLRKGGVDLDAEGLLDAVLHRLGGMV; encoded by the coding sequence ATGACCCAGCAGACACCGGACGGGTGGCGACTGTTCCGCGGTGACCGCGTGGCCCGTGAGGTGGAGTTCCCCGAGGCGCCGCCCTGGCGGCAGTTCGGCGACGGGCCGGGCGGCCGCCCGCGGCACCGTCCGTATCTGATCGGGCGCACGGAGGCGGACGTGGTCAGCGCCGCCCTCCATCTGCGTCGCCCGCTGCTCGTCACCGGGCACCCCGGCACCGGCAAGTCCTCGCTGGCGCACGCCGTCGCGCACGAGCTGTCCCTCGGACCGGTGCTCCAGTGGCCCGTCAACAGCCGCTCGGTCCTCAAGGACGCCCTGTACGGCTACGACGCGATCGGCAGGCTGCGTGAGACGCATCTGCGCCAGGAGCGCGGGGACCCCGAGCCCGACATCGGCACCTATGTGCGGCTCGGACCGCTCGGTACCGCCCTGGTGCCGCGCGACCGGCCGCGGCTGCTGCTCGTGGACGAGCTCGACAAGGGTGACGTCGACCTCCCGAACGATCTGCTGACCGTGTTCGAGGAGGGCGAGTTCGAGATACCCGAGCTGTCCCGGCTGCCGGAGACCCAGTCCGAGGTGCCGGTGCTGACCCATGGCTCGGGCGGCGAGCGGGTCACCGTGACGCGCGGGGTGGTGCGCTGCCGGGAGTTCCCGGTCGTGGTGATCACCAGCAACGGCGAACGGGACTTCCCGCCCGCCTTCATGCGCCGCTGCGTACGGCTCGATCTGCCGGACCCGGACGAGGCCCGGCTGCGGGACATCGTCGCCGCGCATCTCGGTGAGGACGCGCTGTCCGACGTGGACGACCTGCTGCACGCCTTCCTCAACCGCCGGGCACCGGGCGAACTCGCCACCGACCAGCTGCTCAACGCCGTGTTCCTGCGCAAGGGCGGAGTCGATCTGGACGCCGAAGGGCTGCTGGACGCCGTACTCCACCGCCTGGGCGGGATGGTCTAG
- a CDS encoding NUDIX hydrolase — MTSPDFATYIAGLPRVLAGAAALFRDGDGRVLLVEPNYREGWALPGGTVESDDGETPRQGARRETAEEIGLDLELGPLLAVDWVHGTARPPLVAYLYDGGVLGERELKTIRLQEEELLSWRLVPRGELAEYLPGALGRRVLAALDVLTEGGGTAELENGHRVG, encoded by the coding sequence ATGACCTCTCCAGACTTCGCCACGTACATCGCGGGCCTCCCCCGTGTCCTCGCCGGTGCGGCCGCGCTCTTCCGCGACGGTGACGGCCGGGTGCTGCTCGTCGAGCCGAACTACCGTGAGGGCTGGGCCCTTCCGGGTGGCACCGTCGAGTCGGACGACGGGGAGACTCCGCGCCAGGGCGCGCGCCGCGAGACAGCCGAGGAGATCGGGCTCGACCTCGAACTCGGTCCGCTGCTCGCGGTCGACTGGGTGCACGGGACGGCGCGACCCCCGCTGGTCGCCTACCTGTACGACGGCGGAGTCCTCGGCGAGCGGGAGCTCAAGACGATCCGGCTGCAGGAGGAGGAGCTGCTGTCGTGGCGGCTGGTGCCGCGGGGGGAGCTGGCCGAGTACCTGCCGGGCGCACTCGGCCGCCGGGTCCTCGCCGCGCTGGACGTGCTGACGGAGGGCGGCGGAACCGCGGAGCTGGAGAACGGCCACCGGGTGGGCTAG
- a CDS encoding trypsin-like peptidase domain-containing protein: MTWFGSPDDPSSGDARGALVRVLSSDRGRTAGAGVYLSGRRLLTCAHVINLALGLRSLSPHNPGEVTLDVSFPVLSAADLHQARLVAWIPPRSPQYGPVADGSLEWDGDLAVLELDEAPPPPVSPLRWLEMERGQQVRAWYGGGQPFSYADARVGAYDGRICYLDGQLSGAAVDEGYSGGPLWSVTDRAAVGLVVGRITAPDGAFSAQHTLRRSWGLGWQSVLRELARVGAAPEHVNGGRERSAATLAEAESVRDMMVGPLHSLLGDPRARADHATVLAAQLTLRAPGDGSAPTVEELAHLLSGTERALPTLAESLAPKVADDPRGRAELDRLLALGRLTEAARLLSVAEHRALVVKLEHLTEHDPGLLPRAATAALPYVDLPRSLQAARLAPSAVPAVVHELEGWYGDGSPVPDESPRLPALLRVVEYVAAETSGDLARQALREWSARVAARLGIHPSALQERRGDADRWSRRSAPAGVRVLVELDRYTKDPADHYRCSVWRLRPDGTPARAASESDRPRTGREIARLIREVAWGAEGAGDGVALVAVSVPPDALELALDEWDGAGAEEYISARLGEDFHLVLRCPKIRRRSRTGPADLKRRWNSRHQSDILLADHRIGGRAGLIGLLKTTHRDTARVLVHGSTEHRGELLPVCLVMGVPVVLWDRAAPGPDDCAPLDALAPHGPVDGLPERVRHFRVRAYADRVVPARPALVWEDIELPLPDELQLADPSEGTERTG, encoded by the coding sequence GTGACCTGGTTCGGATCGCCGGACGACCCGTCGTCCGGCGACGCCCGCGGCGCGCTGGTGCGCGTCCTGTCCAGCGATCGCGGCCGGACCGCCGGGGCGGGTGTCTACCTCTCCGGCCGCAGGCTGCTGACCTGCGCACATGTCATCAACCTGGCGCTCGGGCTGCGCAGCCTCAGCCCGCACAACCCGGGGGAGGTCACCCTCGACGTGTCCTTCCCGGTGCTGTCCGCCGCGGATCTGCACCAGGCCCGGCTGGTCGCCTGGATACCGCCGCGGTCCCCGCAGTACGGCCCGGTCGCCGACGGCTCCCTGGAGTGGGACGGCGATCTGGCCGTCCTCGAACTCGACGAGGCGCCTCCCCCGCCCGTGAGCCCGCTGCGCTGGCTGGAGATGGAGCGCGGCCAGCAGGTACGGGCCTGGTACGGCGGCGGGCAGCCGTTCTCGTACGCCGACGCGCGGGTGGGGGCGTACGACGGCCGGATCTGCTATCTCGACGGACAGTTGTCCGGCGCGGCGGTCGACGAGGGCTACAGCGGCGGGCCCCTCTGGTCGGTGACCGACCGGGCGGCCGTCGGCCTGGTCGTGGGACGGATCACCGCGCCCGACGGGGCGTTCTCGGCCCAGCACACGCTGCGGCGCAGCTGGGGGCTCGGCTGGCAGTCGGTCCTGCGGGAGCTGGCCCGGGTCGGGGCGGCACCCGAGCATGTGAACGGCGGCCGGGAGCGGTCGGCCGCGACCCTCGCCGAGGCCGAGTCGGTGCGCGACATGATGGTCGGCCCGCTGCACAGCCTACTGGGCGACCCGCGGGCGCGCGCCGACCACGCCACCGTGCTCGCCGCCCAGCTCACGCTGCGGGCCCCGGGCGACGGGAGCGCGCCGACCGTGGAGGAGCTCGCCCATCTGCTCAGCGGCACGGAGCGGGCGCTGCCCACGCTCGCCGAGTCGCTCGCGCCCAAGGTGGCGGACGATCCGCGCGGACGTGCCGAGCTCGACCGGCTGCTCGCGCTGGGCCGGCTGACGGAGGCCGCGCGGCTGCTGTCGGTGGCCGAACACCGGGCGCTGGTGGTCAAGCTGGAGCATCTCACCGAGCACGATCCGGGCCTGCTGCCGCGGGCCGCGACCGCCGCGCTGCCCTACGTGGACCTGCCGCGCTCGCTGCAGGCGGCCCGCCTGGCACCGTCGGCCGTGCCCGCGGTCGTCCACGAACTGGAGGGCTGGTACGGGGACGGGTCGCCCGTGCCCGACGAGTCGCCCCGGCTGCCCGCGCTGCTGCGGGTCGTCGAGTACGTGGCGGCGGAGACGTCCGGCGATCTGGCCCGGCAGGCGCTGCGGGAGTGGAGCGCCCGGGTCGCCGCCCGCCTGGGCATTCACCCCTCGGCGCTGCAGGAGCGGCGCGGTGACGCGGACCGCTGGTCCCGGCGGTCCGCGCCGGCCGGTGTACGGGTCCTGGTGGAACTGGACCGGTACACCAAGGACCCGGCGGACCACTACCGCTGCTCGGTGTGGCGGCTGCGCCCCGACGGCACCCCGGCGCGTGCCGCCTCGGAGTCCGACCGGCCGCGCACCGGACGGGAGATCGCCCGGCTGATCCGGGAGGTGGCCTGGGGCGCGGAGGGCGCCGGGGACGGGGTCGCGCTGGTCGCCGTGTCGGTGCCGCCGGACGCGCTGGAGCTCGCGCTCGACGAGTGGGACGGGGCGGGCGCCGAGGAGTACATCTCCGCGCGACTCGGTGAGGACTTCCACCTCGTGCTGCGCTGCCCGAAGATCCGGCGGCGCTCGCGCACCGGACCCGCCGATCTCAAGCGACGCTGGAACTCCCGTCACCAGAGCGACATCCTCCTCGCGGACCACAGGATCGGCGGCAGGGCGGGACTCATCGGGCTGCTGAAGACAACCCATCGGGACACCGCGCGCGTCCTTGTGCACGGAAGCACCGAGCACCGCGGCGAGTTGCTGCCCGTGTGCCTGGTGATGGGGGTGCCGGTCGTGCTCTGGGACCGGGCAGCTCCCGGTCCGGACGACTGCGCCCCGCTCGACGCCCTGGCACCGCACGGTCCCGTGGACGGACTCCCGGAGCGCGTACGGCACTTCAGGGTCCGCGCCTACGCGGACCGGGTGGTGCCCGCGCGTCCCGCCCTGGTGTGGGAGGACATCGAGCTGCCGCTGCCCGACGAACTCCAGCTCGCCGACCCCTCGGAAGGAACGGAGCGGACAGGATGA